A section of the Candidatus Paceibacterota bacterium genome encodes:
- a CDS encoding SGNH/GDSL hydrolase family protein — protein sequence MRSVVILLLGLGACPLGVGQVSGQEPHHALALQFTPAKAPQPLGPVLRYGDRLAICGDSITEQKMYSRLIEDYLTVCEPELNITVRQYGWGGERAPGFLARMTNDCLRFKPTIATTCYGMNDHEYRAYEDLIGETYRQSSLAIVKAFKTNGVRVVQGSPGCIGKVPGWTKRTNDTLVDLNQNLCRLRNIGIEISERESVGFADVFWPMLTAGATAQKRYGAGYAIAGADGVHPGWAGHTVMAYAFLKALGMKGDIGLLIADVKKSKMMTSPGHKLISARDGRFVINSARYPFCACVLAGKGGPSYPVCGQDNPEHDNNIRSALTLIPFNQELNRLMLKARNVKAGRSYKVTWGSESRTFTADQLERGINLAEVFPCNPFCEAFAKVDAAVAAKQAYETRQIKQIFRSAEAKTNMEGIAAQTEKERATLAAAIKAAFVPVTHTILIESTE from the coding sequence ATGCGCTCAGTGGTTATTCTTCTGCTTGGGCTCGGGGCCTGCCCCCTTGGCGTGGGGCAGGTCTCCGGGCAAGAACCCCACCACGCCCTGGCGCTTCAATTCACGCCGGCCAAAGCGCCTCAACCGCTGGGCCCGGTTTTGCGTTACGGGGATCGCCTGGCAATTTGCGGCGACTCCATCACCGAACAAAAGATGTACTCTCGGCTGATCGAGGATTACCTGACCGTCTGTGAGCCAGAGCTGAACATCACGGTGCGGCAGTACGGATGGGGGGGCGAGCGGGCCCCGGGATTCCTGGCGCGGATGACCAACGATTGTCTCCGCTTCAAACCCACCATCGCCACAACCTGCTACGGCATGAACGACCATGAATACCGCGCTTATGAAGACCTCATCGGGGAGACATATCGCCAGAGCTCCCTTGCCATCGTCAAGGCTTTCAAGACGAATGGCGTGCGGGTGGTTCAGGGTTCGCCCGGTTGCATTGGCAAAGTGCCCGGCTGGACGAAGCGCACAAATGACACGCTGGTGGACTTGAACCAGAACCTCTGCCGACTGCGCAATATCGGCATCGAGATTTCCGAGCGCGAGAGTGTCGGATTTGCCGACGTCTTCTGGCCTATGCTGACCGCGGGGGCAACCGCGCAGAAGCGTTACGGCGCCGGTTATGCGATTGCCGGCGCCGACGGGGTGCATCCCGGCTGGGCGGGCCATACGGTGATGGCTTACGCCTTCTTGAAAGCCTTGGGCATGAAGGGAGACATCGGTCTTCTGATCGCTGACGTGAAGAAGAGCAAGATGATGACTTCGCCCGGGCACAAGCTGATTTCCGCCCGGGATGGCCGGTTCGTGATCAACAGTGCGCGATATCCGTTCTGCGCCTGCGTGCTCGCCGGGAAAGGCGGACCGTCCTATCCGGTTTGCGGACAAGATAATCCCGAGCATGACAACAACATCCGTTCGGCCTTGACGCTCATTCCGTTTAACCAGGAGCTGAATCGGCTGATGCTCAAAGCCCGCAATGTCAAGGCTGGGCGGAGCTACAAAGTCACTTGGGGCAGCGAGAGCCGGACGTTCACCGCAGATCAACTGGAGCGCGGGATTAACCTGGCAGAGGTGTTTCCCTGCAATCCCTTCTGCGAGGCCTTTGCCAAAGTAGATGCCGCCGTTGCCGCCAAACAGGCTTACGAGACCAGGCAGATCAAGCAGATCTTCCGCAGCGCCGAGGCGAAGACCAACATGGAAGGAATCGCCGCCCAGACCGAGAAGGAACGCGCGACATTGGCCGCCGCCATTAAAGCTGCCTTTGTGCCCGTCACGCACACGATTCTGATCGAATCCACGGAGTAG